CCTCTGGCGGGTGCGCCTGCCCAGAAGTAAAAATGTTTGTTAGAAGAAAAATAGCGCGATTCATCCCCATGCTAAAGTCTGGGGATTTCTCGCTCACAAAATGTTAAAGAAAAGATTAAAGAGAGGTATTTATTTACCACTTAGAAAAAAGTAGCTGCCCTGGTAGTGTAGTGGCCTATCATGCGAGCCTGTCGAGCTCGCGACTCGGGTCCGAATCCCGACCGGGGCGTATATCCTTCATATTGTTAGTAAGAAAAGTATAAGTCTTTTTATTTGTTATACTTACTAATGTCTAAGTGGTGAGAGTATGAAAAGAATTATAACTGGAATAATTGTTTTAACTCTGTTTATTAGTGTTTTTAACTTTTTTTTATCTGAGAATATTTGCATCGCTGGAAAAACCATATATGTTGATAAAAACGGAGGGGGCAATTATACCACAATTCAGGAGGCGATAGACGCGGCTGACCCTGGTGATAAGATATTTGTTTACAGCGGAACCTACAATGAACATCTCAAAATCACAAAAAACATAGAACTCGTTGGAGAAAGCAAAGTTTCTGTTATCATAGATGGTAGCGGTGGGGCAAACGAACATGTAGTGTATGCATATGGATCTGATGGAAATGAAATTGAATTTAGGATTTCTGGTTTTACGATAAAAAATGCTCATGGAACCGGATTTGATTGTTTAGCTTTATCATATGTTAACACTGGTGAAATAAATGATAATAAAATAATGAATAGTGCAAAAAGCGATGGTGTTCAGCTTGACCACTGCAGCGGTGTTACAATAAGTGGAAATACTATAAGCGGTAATACTCAGGGTAGCGGCATAAACCTAGTTGTTTCAACAAACAATGTTATTTCCAATAATCAAATTCAGAATAACCAGATAGGAATCAATCTATATCAATCCCAAAATAATATGATATATAACAACAAATTAAACGGGAATACCCAAAGAGGGATCTCCATCTCTCAATCATCAAATAATGTTTTTTACAAAAATGATTTCTCGAATAACGGACAAAATGCTTACGATCCTGGTACAAACAACAGCTGGAATTATAATAAGTGGGGTAACTACTGGGATGATTACACAGGTAAAGATGACAATGGTGATGGCATCGGTGACACACCATATAATATATCTGGTGGTAGCAATAAAGATATGTGTCCTCTCGGGTATTTTGTTGGTGAAAATCAAAAACCGGTTGCTTTTATTGATTCTATCAGCCCCACCCCAGCAACAGAGGGACAAACAGTTTCTTTTAATGGGCATGGAACAGATAGTGATGGTACAATCATAGAATTTGAGTGGACATCGAGTATAGATGGGCAGATAAGCAATTTGGAAGATTTCACGTATTCAGGTTTATCTGTTGGTACACATACAATTAGTTTTCGTGTTAAGGACAACAACGGTGAATGGTCAACACCTGTAACAAAAACACTCACAGTAAATGCTGCCAGCCAGCAAAACCATAAACCAACTGCTATAATCGTAGCAGTAAAACCAAGTAGTGCAAACTATGGGACAACTATAACGTTTTCAGGTAGAGGAACAGATATAGATGATGATGAAATTATAGAGTATAGTTGGAGTTCCAATATAGATGGTTTTTTGAGCGAACAAGCAATATTTACCAAATCTGATCTATCACCTGGAGACCACATAATATCATTTAAAGTAAAAGACTCAAAAGGGGCATGGTCTGATGTGGTTACAACAGGTCTCACAATAAAACAGATATCACACCAAAATAACCCACCTATAGCAGATGCCGGTGGACCTTATTCAGGGGTTGTGAATGTTTCTTTGTCTTTTAATGGATCAAATAGTCACGACCCTGATGATGGGGATAATATAGTATCCTATTTATGGGATTTCGGTGATTACACAAATAGTACAACAGTAAACCCAACTCACGTTTACTCCCGAGCGGGAAACTACACTGTAACCCTAACTGTGACTGATAGCCATGGAAGTAAAAATACGAGCTCAACTTATGCAAGCATTACACAATCAAACAACCAGAATAAAGACAACGCCGGTAAGACACCGGGTTTTGAATTTTTATTTATAGTTATAGCTATAGGTTTTATTTTATTGTGGAAAAAAACTTTTGGGTAAATATACCAAAAAAAGAAAAAATAGGTTGGTAGAGATGTTTTGTTTCACCGAGTTAAAAAAAAATCATCTGTAGAGTTTGATATTGCGTTCAAGTAGTGAAAACAAATGCCATAGGACTGGGAAACGCTGGAGGATTTTGTTTAATATCGGATGCATAAATGTTCTAGGTGTTGTTAACTCCACTGGTATATCTACATAGTCACTTGGGTTTTCTGTGTTAACGATTTTTACTACACCTGAGAATATTTTCTCTGATAGTGTAGGTGCAACAACTGTTACATGGACATCAACTAACGACCCTGGTTTAAGACCTGTGCCGCTTGATGGGCTAAAACTCCATGTTCCCCACTCTGGCCACCCAGCTATCTTCCAGCTTAGCTTGTTTTGACCATATGGATCTGGATTACCGATGTTTTCAACATAAATGTCTGATGTCACTGTTGACCCTGGTGATATCCCCCTCCAGGTAAGGTCACCATATGCGTTAAGATTTGGTTGTGAGGGCTCATAATCATCTGATATTTTAAACCAGACTTTGGCATCGTTTTCATCTGTAGTAGTGCTACCATCGTCTTCACCGTTGGTGGTAAGATACCCACCTTCCTGCCTAACTGTATCACCAGTGAGTTTGTTAGTCGCAATGTTATAAGTCCCCTGGTATATAGCTCCTCTAACATCATCTATTGAGTTGTCTACTCCACCACCAGGGTATGCGCTCACATCAGCTAAATCATCAGCTCCACCCTCTATTATACCATCGTGTTCCATGAGCTTGATTTTTATCTGAACCTCAAGGTTTTTTGCATCAAAAACATAGTCTTTATCTGGCGTCCATGTGTCTTCGTTGTTCCAGTCGAAAATCCACCAACCAGGTAGTATCTCCACATCTTGACCATTATATTCAAAGATAGCATTATCGTCAACGCTAACCCGATAGTACCACTCTGCCTGTCCACCAGTAACCCAGTCGATTGGATCTATTTTCTCCACCTTATATATCTTTACTGTTACCTTTGACCAGTTACTAGGTCCTCCTCCGCCACCAAGTGAGGCATCAACAAGACCATAACCAAAGTATTGATCCCAACCTGTTTGACCTAGATCCTCGGCTGTGTCCCTAAGTTTTTGTCTAATCCAAACATTGTTCTGAGATGGATACAATGACTTAGCAAGCGCAGCAACACCAGCTACATGAGGACACGCCATAGAGGTACCAGTGAAGAACTTATACTCGTTACCAGGTATCGATGATACAACACGGTAACCTGGTGCCATAAGCTCCAAGTCTTCACCATAGTTACTAAAACTACATCTATTATCACTTGTATCAATAGCACCAACAGCTATAACAGTAGGATAAGCAGCAGGGTAACTAACATGGGATTGACCATCGTTACCCGCAGCAGCAACCACTACAACACCCTTCGTGTTATATGCATAATCACAGGCATCCTGGATAACAGAAGACGGGCTGTTACTACCAAGACTCATACTGATAATATCAGCACCGTTGTCAGCAGCATGTGTTATACCACTAGCCACATTAGATGAACTACCTGAGCCACCTGCACTGAGAACCTTCTCAGCCATAACCTTAACCTGGGCTACACCAGCGATACCCTTGTTGTTGTTCATAACCGCAGCAGCTATACCAGCACAATGCGTCCCATGGTCATTATCATCCATCGGATCATTATCGTTGTTAACCCAGTCGTAACCCCCAGAAACATAGTTACCAGAGATATCCTCATGATTATAATCGATACCGGTGTCCACAATAGCTATTTTTACATTGCTGCTACCAGTCCCAGCATCCCATGCTTTTTCACAATGAATCCTCTTAGGACCCCACTGCTGACCCCAAAGAGGATCATTAGGTGTGAGAAAAGCATGAACTAGATAATTAAGCTCAGCGTATTTAACATAAGGAGAACCAATAACACTATTGATGAATGATTGTTCCTCCCCTTCGTTAACACTGATTACAGCAGCGTTTAAAACAACAATTTTCTGTTTGATGTTATGCCCATTAAAACTGTTGATGTACTCAACATTTATTGGCTCTAAACCATCTAGTTGTTTGTGGAAACCTACAACAACCTCACCAGGCACATAATCAACTGTAGCATTGTTGTCCCCATTTTGTGTAGCAACAGCCCCAAAACCACTAGCAACCATCAACAAAATGATGGTTGATACCACAATTTTCTCTCTCATTTTTTTTAGACCTCCCATTTTTTCAAATTACTCATAATTTAATTACCTCTTTATTTAATATCCTGCTGGTATCAAAAAATAAACTAGAGAAAAGAAACCGTGAAACCTGTGGTCTCTGTAAATAATTGACAAAAAACATTTGATTTGATATATCCCGCGGTACAGTTATTGACACAGTGATATCCTGGTTCCCCCCATTTGAAGTAAGTTT
The Candidatus Thermoplasmatota archaeon DNA segment above includes these coding regions:
- a CDS encoding PKD domain-containing protein, with product MKRIITGIIVLTLFISVFNFFLSENICIAGKTIYVDKNGGGNYTTIQEAIDAADPGDKIFVYSGTYNEHLKITKNIELVGESKVSVIIDGSGGANEHVVYAYGSDGNEIEFRISGFTIKNAHGTGFDCLALSYVNTGEINDNKIMNSAKSDGVQLDHCSGVTISGNTISGNTQGSGINLVVSTNNVISNNQIQNNQIGINLYQSQNNMIYNNKLNGNTQRGISISQSSNNVFYKNDFSNNGQNAYDPGTNNSWNYNKWGNYWDDYTGKDDNGDGIGDTPYNISGGSNKDMCPLGYFVGENQKPVAFIDSISPTPATEGQTVSFNGHGTDSDGTIIEFEWTSSIDGQISNLEDFTYSGLSVGTHTISFRVKDNNGEWSTPVTKTLTVNAASQQNHKPTAIIVAVKPSSANYGTTITFSGRGTDIDDDEIIEYSWSSNIDGFLSEQAIFTKSDLSPGDHIISFKVKDSKGAWSDVVTTGLTIKQISHQNNPPIADAGGPYSGVVNVSLSFNGSNSHDPDDGDNIVSYLWDFGDYTNSTTVNPTHVYSRAGNYTVTLTVTDSHGSKNTSSTYASITQSNNQNKDNAGKTPGFEFLFIVIAIGFILLWKKTFG
- a CDS encoding S8 family peptidase, giving the protein MREKIVVSTIILLMVASGFGAVATQNGDNNATVDYVPGEVVVGFHKQLDGLEPINVEYINSFNGHNIKQKIVVLNAAVISVNEGEEQSFINSVIGSPYVKYAELNYLVHAFLTPNDPLWGQQWGPKRIHCEKAWDAGTGSSNVKIAIVDTGIDYNHEDISGNYVSGGYDWVNNDNDPMDDNDHGTHCAGIAAAVMNNNKGIAGVAQVKVMAEKVLSAGGSGSSSNVASGITHAADNGADIISMSLGSNSPSSVIQDACDYAYNTKGVVVVAAAGNDGQSHVSYPAAYPTVIAVGAIDTSDNRCSFSNYGEDLELMAPGYRVVSSIPGNEYKFFTGTSMACPHVAGVAALAKSLYPSQNNVWIRQKLRDTAEDLGQTGWDQYFGYGLVDASLGGGGGPSNWSKVTVKIYKVEKIDPIDWVTGGQAEWYYRVSVDDNAIFEYNGQDVEILPGWWIFDWNNEDTWTPDKDYVFDAKNLEVQIKIKLMEHDGIIEGGADDLADVSAYPGGGVDNSIDDVRGAIYQGTYNIATNKLTGDTVRQEGGYLTTNGEDDGSTTTDENDAKVWFKISDDYEPSQPNLNAYGDLTWRGISPGSTVTSDIYVENIGNPDPYGQNKLSWKIAGWPEWGTWSFSPSSGTGLKPGSLVDVHVTVVAPTLSEKIFSGVVKIVNTENPSDYVDIPVELTTPRTFMHPILNKILQRFPVLWHLFSLLERNIKLYR